A section of the Candidatus Paceibacterota bacterium genome encodes:
- the dnaA gene encoding chromosomal replication initiator protein DnaA, giving the protein MTLVENDLTALWSRVITDVEIDTPQHRAFLSLTKPLGLIKGNGITNLLVAAPNAFAKDVLETRLRAIVGEVLSRELGEKTNIAVTVDEALELPNPPQPDIEIEFIAPKVGTGRDDRAPQSSNEVSQLNPRYVFETFVIGASNRFAHAAAVAVAEAPAKAYNPLFIYGESGLGKTHLLHAIGAYAKELYGSVRVRYVSSEEFTNDFINSIRDDKASAFQRRYRDLDVLLVDDIQFLENKERTQEEFFHTFNTLYNANKQIVISSDRPPKQLTTLEDRLRSRFEWGLITDIQPPELETRIAILRKKAAQDKLNAPDDVLEYIASKISTNIRELEGALIRVTAFASLNRQSVDLSLAEIVLKDLIPNESSLEITSATIMAQTAAYFSLTLDDLCGTSRSRVLVNARQIAMYLCRELTELSLPKIGQLFGGRDHTTVMHADRKIRQLMAERRSIYNQVTELTNRIKQQTKNG; this is encoded by the coding sequence GATCACCAACCTTTTAGTCGCCGCCCCGAATGCTTTCGCGAAAGACGTACTTGAGACCCGTCTACGGGCCATTGTGGGCGAGGTCCTCTCTCGAGAACTGGGGGAGAAAACTAATATCGCAGTCACGGTCGATGAGGCTTTAGAACTCCCTAATCCACCACAACCTGACATTGAGATTGAGTTTATTGCACCGAAGGTTGGAACTGGTCGTGACGATCGAGCCCCGCAATCGAGTAATGAAGTCTCTCAATTGAACCCCCGGTATGTTTTTGAAACTTTCGTTATAGGCGCTTCTAACCGTTTTGCACACGCGGCCGCAGTGGCAGTGGCAGAAGCCCCCGCAAAGGCCTACAACCCACTTTTTATTTACGGGGAGTCTGGGCTAGGAAAAACGCACCTGCTCCACGCAATTGGTGCTTATGCAAAAGAACTGTATGGCAGCGTCCGAGTTCGCTATGTCTCTAGTGAAGAGTTTACCAATGATTTCATTAACTCCATCCGTGACGATAAAGCCTCTGCTTTTCAGAGGCGTTATCGGGATCTAGATGTGCTTCTTGTGGATGATATTCAATTTCTAGAGAATAAAGAACGTACCCAAGAAGAGTTTTTTCATACATTTAACACGTTATATAACGCAAATAAACAAATAGTTATTTCAAGTGATAGGCCACCGAAACAACTAACAACCTTAGAAGATCGGTTACGTAGTCGTTTTGAATGGGGTTTAATTACTGATATTCAACCCCCAGAGCTAGAAACGCGTATTGCTATTCTTCGCAAGAAGGCTGCGCAAGATAAGTTGAATGCTCCAGATGACGTTCTGGAATATATAGCGAGTAAAATCTCTACAAATATCCGCGAGCTGGAAGGTGCGCTGATCCGAGTAACTGCCTTCGCTAGTTTAAATAGGCAGAGTGTTGATTTATCACTTGCTGAAATTGTGTTGAAGGATTTAATCCCTAACGAATCATCGCTTGAAATCACAAGTGCAACCATCATGGCTCAGACAGCCGCCTACTTCAGCCTGACATTAGACGACCTTTGTGGAACCTCCCGTTCCCGAGTCTTGGTCAACGCCCGCCAAATTGCGATGTACCTCTGCCGCGAGCTGACCGAACTCTCTCTTCCTAAAATAGGGCAACTTTTCGGCGGTCGTGACCACACAACCGTGATGCATGCTGACCGGAAAATTCGCCAACTTATGGCGGAGCGGCGGTCGATTTATAACCAGGTCACTGAACTCACCAACCGGATTAAACAACAGACTAAAAATGGTTAA